Proteins found in one Salvia splendens isolate huo1 chromosome 10, SspV2, whole genome shotgun sequence genomic segment:
- the LOC121751204 gene encoding homeobox-leucine zipper protein ANTHOCYANINLESS 2-like isoform X2, which produces MENLGGMGLLGESHDGGLIGRMREDELESRSGSDNFEGASGDDDNPTHNKASKRKKYHRHTAFQIQELEASFKDNPHPDEKARLELGKRLSLEGRQVKFWFQNRRTQMKTQLERHENSILKQENDKLRIENIAMKEAMRSPMCENCGSPAILGDVPIEQHHLMIENARLKDELSRLHHLGDKFLGRTNASMPPPLMSNSSLDLSVGRNGFSGLNSMDAGAGIPLGLDFGNRMSNSFPIMPPNGPPMNMVNLSAPFDNSLFVELAMAGINELIKLAQLDSPLWFRSLEGNGESLNLEEYSKMFSPCIGVKPNHFVTEATRATCNVMINSMQLVEALMDPKQWTELFPWNIGSASILDIISPGIGGSKNGMLQLMQAEFQIPSPLVPIRQVKLIRFCKQHGEDMWAVVDISVDSLLHAITGNVPVHCRRLPSGCIVQDTPNGYSKMTWIEHTEYDERITHQLYRPLLRSGIAFGAQKWLSNLHRQCELFASIMSSGGDHSVVPPSGKKGIVKLAQRMTRGFCSGICSTVDEWEVVQDADNTKLMTRKSSGNSGAPPGVILSASTTEWMPVSPQHLLDFLQDEKTRSHWDVLSQDGPMRSMLRLPKGHDPDNYISILQTSAAASADANQSNVLILQETSGDALGAVVVHAAVPAAEMDVVMSGGDPAGVPILPSGFAIFPDCFPESGSSGGGGSLLSIGFQILVSNLPAAQLTIESVNTVKSLIARTHQGIKGGLQCN; this is translated from the exons ATGGAGAATCTTGGGGGGATGGGCTTGTTGGGGGAGAGTCATGATGGTGGTTTGATCGGCAGAATGAGGGAGGACGAGCTCGAGAGTAGATCCGGCAGCGACAACTTTGAAGGCGCATCGGGTGATGATGACAATCCTACTCATAATAAAGCTTCCAAAAGGAAAAAATACCATAGGCACACTGCATTCCAAATTCAAGAACTCGAAGC TTCTTTTAAGGATAATCCACATCCCGATGAGAAAGCGAGATTGGAGCTCGGGAAGAGGCTCAGTTTGGAGGGCAGGCAGGTCAAGTTTTGGTTTCAGAACAGAAGAACACAAATGAAG ACTCAATTAGAGCGGCATGAGAATTCAATTCTGAAACAAGAAAATGACAAGCTCCGGATTGAGAACATTGCCATGAAAGAAGCCATGAGAAGCCCGATGTGTGAGAACTGTGGCAGCCCGGCCATTCTTGGAGATGTACCTATTGAGCAGCACCATCTTATGATCGAGAATGCAAGGTTGAAGGATGAACTCAGCCGACTGCACCACCTAGGAGACAAGTTCTTGGGAAGGACTAATGCTTCTATGCCGCCGCCATTAATGAGCAACTCTAGTTTGGATCTCTCAGTTGGCAGAAATGGATTTAGTGGGTTGAACTCTATGGATGCCGGGGCTGGGATTCCTTTAGGACTTGATTTTGGCAATAGGATGTCAAATTCCTTTCCCATCATGCCACCTAATGGACCTCCCATGAATATGGTCAACTTAAGTGCTCCTTTCGATAATTCGTTATTTGTAGAGCTCGCGATGGCTGGGATTAATGAGCTGATAAAGTTAGCCCAGCTCGATAGCCCTCTTTGGTTCCGAAGCTTGGAAGGAAATGGAGAATCTCTGAATCTTGAGGAGTACTCTAAGATGTTTTCTCCTTGCATTGGTGTAAAGCCCAACCATTTTGTTACTGAAGCTACAAGAGCTACATGCAATGTGATGATCAACAGCATGCAACTCGTGGAGGCATTGATGGACCCG AAGCAGTGGACAGAATTGTTCCCATGGAACATCGGGAGTGCCTCGATTCTTGACATAATTTCTCCTGGGATAGGTGGAAGTAAAAACGGAATGCTGCAACTG ATGCAAGCCGAGTTCCAAATTCCCTCACCTTTGGTTCCTATCCGCCAAGTGAAGCTCATTCGTTTCTGCAAGCAGCATGGAGAGGACATGTGGGCTGTGgttgacatctctgtcgactctTTACTGCACGCTATAACTGGAAATGTCCCTGTCCATTGCCGCAGACTCCCTTCCGGTTGCATTGTGCAAGATACGCCAAATGGCTATTCCAAG ATGACGTGGATTGAGCACACTGAGTACGACGAGCGCATCACCCATCAACTGTACCGGCCATTACTGAGGTCCGGGATCGCCTTTGGTGCTCAAAAGTGGCTGTCCAATCTGCATAGGCAATGCGAACTTTTTGCTTCCATCATGTCGTCTGGTGGCGATCATTCGG TAGTCCCTCCTAGTGGCAAAAAGGGCATAGTAAAGCTGGCGCAGCGAATGACGCGTGGCTTCTGTTCTGGCATCTGTTCAACTGTAGACGAGTGGGAGGTGGTCCAGGACGCGGACAACACCAAGCTGATGACGCGGAAGAGCTCTGGCAATAGTGGCGCGCCACCTGGCGTCATATTGAGCGCTTCCACGACCGAGTGGATGCCCGTGTCTCCACAGCACTTGCTCGACTTCTTACAGGATGAGAAAACCAGGAGCCACTGGGATGTTTTATCTCAAGACGGCCCCATGCGATCCATGCTCCGTCTCCCCAAGGGCCACGATCCCGACAACTACATCTCCATTCTCCAAACAAGC GCTGCTGCTAGCGCAGATGCGAACCAGAGCAACGTGCTGATCTTGCAAGAAACGAGCGGAGACGCGTTGGGAGCGGTGGTGGTTCACGCTGCTGTCCCGGCCGCAGAAATGGACGTGGTGATGAGCGGTGGGGACCCTGCTGGGGTGCCTATCCTGCCCTCGGGATTTGCGATATTTCCGGATTGTTTCCCGGAGAGCGGGAGCAGTGGCGGGGGAGGGTCGCTGCTGAGCATCGGGTTCCAGATACTGGTAAGCAACCTGCCCGCGGCGCAGCTGACTATTGAGTCGGTGAACACGGTGAAGTCGCTCATCGCTCGAACGCACCAGGGTATCAAAGGCGGGCTGCAGTGCAACTGA
- the LOC121751204 gene encoding homeobox-leucine zipper protein ANTHOCYANINLESS 2-like isoform X1 produces MSFGGFPKKSSGEKMVADGLFSYNVMSTAANSVQMLQSSYSQPLFSSQPLSLALPKMENLGGMGLLGESHDGGLIGRMREDELESRSGSDNFEGASGDDDNPTHNKASKRKKYHRHTAFQIQELEASFKDNPHPDEKARLELGKRLSLEGRQVKFWFQNRRTQMKTQLERHENSILKQENDKLRIENIAMKEAMRSPMCENCGSPAILGDVPIEQHHLMIENARLKDELSRLHHLGDKFLGRTNASMPPPLMSNSSLDLSVGRNGFSGLNSMDAGAGIPLGLDFGNRMSNSFPIMPPNGPPMNMVNLSAPFDNSLFVELAMAGINELIKLAQLDSPLWFRSLEGNGESLNLEEYSKMFSPCIGVKPNHFVTEATRATCNVMINSMQLVEALMDPKQWTELFPWNIGSASILDIISPGIGGSKNGMLQLMQAEFQIPSPLVPIRQVKLIRFCKQHGEDMWAVVDISVDSLLHAITGNVPVHCRRLPSGCIVQDTPNGYSKMTWIEHTEYDERITHQLYRPLLRSGIAFGAQKWLSNLHRQCELFASIMSSGGDHSVVPPSGKKGIVKLAQRMTRGFCSGICSTVDEWEVVQDADNTKLMTRKSSGNSGAPPGVILSASTTEWMPVSPQHLLDFLQDEKTRSHWDVLSQDGPMRSMLRLPKGHDPDNYISILQTSAAASADANQSNVLILQETSGDALGAVVVHAAVPAAEMDVVMSGGDPAGVPILPSGFAIFPDCFPESGSSGGGGSLLSIGFQILVSNLPAAQLTIESVNTVKSLIARTHQGIKGGLQCN; encoded by the exons ATGAGCTTTGGGGGATTTCCTAAAAAGAGTAGTGGAGAGAAAATGGTTGCTGATGGCTTGTTTTCATACAATGTTATGTCAACTGCTGCAAATTCTGTGCAAATGCTCCAATCATCTTATTCTCAGCCTTTGTTTTCCTCTCAGCCCCTCTCTCTTGCCCTT CCCAAGATGGAGAATCTTGGGGGGATGGGCTTGTTGGGGGAGAGTCATGATGGTGGTTTGATCGGCAGAATGAGGGAGGACGAGCTCGAGAGTAGATCCGGCAGCGACAACTTTGAAGGCGCATCGGGTGATGATGACAATCCTACTCATAATAAAGCTTCCAAAAGGAAAAAATACCATAGGCACACTGCATTCCAAATTCAAGAACTCGAAGC TTCTTTTAAGGATAATCCACATCCCGATGAGAAAGCGAGATTGGAGCTCGGGAAGAGGCTCAGTTTGGAGGGCAGGCAGGTCAAGTTTTGGTTTCAGAACAGAAGAACACAAATGAAG ACTCAATTAGAGCGGCATGAGAATTCAATTCTGAAACAAGAAAATGACAAGCTCCGGATTGAGAACATTGCCATGAAAGAAGCCATGAGAAGCCCGATGTGTGAGAACTGTGGCAGCCCGGCCATTCTTGGAGATGTACCTATTGAGCAGCACCATCTTATGATCGAGAATGCAAGGTTGAAGGATGAACTCAGCCGACTGCACCACCTAGGAGACAAGTTCTTGGGAAGGACTAATGCTTCTATGCCGCCGCCATTAATGAGCAACTCTAGTTTGGATCTCTCAGTTGGCAGAAATGGATTTAGTGGGTTGAACTCTATGGATGCCGGGGCTGGGATTCCTTTAGGACTTGATTTTGGCAATAGGATGTCAAATTCCTTTCCCATCATGCCACCTAATGGACCTCCCATGAATATGGTCAACTTAAGTGCTCCTTTCGATAATTCGTTATTTGTAGAGCTCGCGATGGCTGGGATTAATGAGCTGATAAAGTTAGCCCAGCTCGATAGCCCTCTTTGGTTCCGAAGCTTGGAAGGAAATGGAGAATCTCTGAATCTTGAGGAGTACTCTAAGATGTTTTCTCCTTGCATTGGTGTAAAGCCCAACCATTTTGTTACTGAAGCTACAAGAGCTACATGCAATGTGATGATCAACAGCATGCAACTCGTGGAGGCATTGATGGACCCG AAGCAGTGGACAGAATTGTTCCCATGGAACATCGGGAGTGCCTCGATTCTTGACATAATTTCTCCTGGGATAGGTGGAAGTAAAAACGGAATGCTGCAACTG ATGCAAGCCGAGTTCCAAATTCCCTCACCTTTGGTTCCTATCCGCCAAGTGAAGCTCATTCGTTTCTGCAAGCAGCATGGAGAGGACATGTGGGCTGTGgttgacatctctgtcgactctTTACTGCACGCTATAACTGGAAATGTCCCTGTCCATTGCCGCAGACTCCCTTCCGGTTGCATTGTGCAAGATACGCCAAATGGCTATTCCAAG ATGACGTGGATTGAGCACACTGAGTACGACGAGCGCATCACCCATCAACTGTACCGGCCATTACTGAGGTCCGGGATCGCCTTTGGTGCTCAAAAGTGGCTGTCCAATCTGCATAGGCAATGCGAACTTTTTGCTTCCATCATGTCGTCTGGTGGCGATCATTCGG TAGTCCCTCCTAGTGGCAAAAAGGGCATAGTAAAGCTGGCGCAGCGAATGACGCGTGGCTTCTGTTCTGGCATCTGTTCAACTGTAGACGAGTGGGAGGTGGTCCAGGACGCGGACAACACCAAGCTGATGACGCGGAAGAGCTCTGGCAATAGTGGCGCGCCACCTGGCGTCATATTGAGCGCTTCCACGACCGAGTGGATGCCCGTGTCTCCACAGCACTTGCTCGACTTCTTACAGGATGAGAAAACCAGGAGCCACTGGGATGTTTTATCTCAAGACGGCCCCATGCGATCCATGCTCCGTCTCCCCAAGGGCCACGATCCCGACAACTACATCTCCATTCTCCAAACAAGC GCTGCTGCTAGCGCAGATGCGAACCAGAGCAACGTGCTGATCTTGCAAGAAACGAGCGGAGACGCGTTGGGAGCGGTGGTGGTTCACGCTGCTGTCCCGGCCGCAGAAATGGACGTGGTGATGAGCGGTGGGGACCCTGCTGGGGTGCCTATCCTGCCCTCGGGATTTGCGATATTTCCGGATTGTTTCCCGGAGAGCGGGAGCAGTGGCGGGGGAGGGTCGCTGCTGAGCATCGGGTTCCAGATACTGGTAAGCAACCTGCCCGCGGCGCAGCTGACTATTGAGTCGGTGAACACGGTGAAGTCGCTCATCGCTCGAACGCACCAGGGTATCAAAGGCGGGCTGCAGTGCAACTGA
- the LOC121752735 gene encoding protein FAR1-RELATED SEQUENCE 5-like produces the protein MDVSVVPECSAELKPVVGQKFQSLDFTFAFYDVYACAVGFDTRKQGMRKVDDVTTWYYVVCNREGQKKSNDQLNERFGFSMKRRRLSKRCGCKASISFKFFSEGGHPGYIVQDFNEVQNHDMVESEHQHFMSINRHLDDVHQKFILDCSKANIGPTLTFKVLKETLGGFDHVGCTVGDIRNASRDIKAYTHGFDVQMVLDGMAKKKEMSESYTYHYEVNDHNQLVALFWCDGLMKRNYHMFGDIVAFDSTYNTNRYIPFALLCAL, from the exons ATGGATG TTAGCGTTGTGCCTGAATGCTCTGCGGAATTAAAGCCCGTTGTTGGTCAGAAGTTCCAATCATTAGATTTTACATTTGCGTTTTACGATGTATATGCCTGcgctgttggttttgatacgcGCAAACAAGGGATGAGGAAGGTGGACGATGTTACAACGTGGTACTATGTcgtatgcaatagggaaggcCAGAAGAAGTCGAATGACCAATTGAATGAACGTTTTGGTTTCTCAATGAAGCGCCGACGGTTATCCAAGCGATGTGGTTGTAAAGCGAGTATATCATTCAAGTTCTTCTCTGAAGGAGGACATCCAGGTTATATAGTACAGGATTTCAATGAGGTTCAGAACCATGATATGGTTGAGTCAGAGCATCAGCATTTTATGTCAATTAATCGTCATTTGGATGATGTTCATCAGAAATTCATACTTGATTGTTCAAAAGCGAATATTGGCCCCACACTTACATTTAAGGTGTTGAAAGAAACTCTCGGTGGGTTTGACCATGTCGGTTGTACGGTCGGTGATATCAGGAATGCTTCACGCGACATCAAAGCATACACACATGGATTCGATGTGCAAATGGTGTTGGATGGCATGGCTAAGAAGAAGGAAATGTCCGAGTCGTACACATATCACTACGAAGTTAATGATCACAACCAGTTGGTTGCTCTGTTTTGGTGTGACGGCTTGATGAAGAGGAATTACCACATGTTTGGTGATATTGTAGCCTTTGACTCCACGTACAACACAAACAGGTACATACCTTTTGCATTATTATGTGCATTATAA